CAACTTCCAAGTTGATTTTCTGTCTTGGTTATGCTAAATTAGTAGTTAAGTGTCAAAATAAAAAAGCTCATTATCGAAAATTATTAACACCATTCGATTTCAAAAATTTTGGTTGAGCAAATAATCGATAAAATCTTTTGCATTAGAACTACTTTGATAAGCTTCTGTCCCTAAATAACATTCATAGCAAGGAAGATGAGAAACAATATTTTGACAAAGAAGATTAATTGTTTCCTGATTGGGGCTAAAATGATTATTATGCAAAGTAAAAATAGGTGCTTGGTTGGTTTGAGAATAATTTCCTAATAAAGCTTCTGTCAGTCGTTTGGAAGCAGTAGATAAGGAGGCTCTATTTGTAACAAACATTTAGCGATTTCATATTAGTAGAACCAAGCAAAACAAGGGTTAAGAGGAGATGACCTGAAACCCTTGATTTACGGTAATTTAGGTGAAAAAGTCTGTTGAGTAAAGAAGGCGAACGACGGGACTTGAACCCGCGAATGGTGGAACCACAATCCACTGCCTTAACCACTTGGCTACGCTCGCCGCGTCCTAAGTTAGTATAGCACGTTACAGGTCAATTAATCCAGTTTCAATTTAGTTAAGCTGGATCTAGAAAATAGTATAGGGCAAAACAAGATGAAAATCGTGCAGGTAGTAGCGGCCATCGCTGGTGTAACTTTGGGTGGGCTAGGGGTATCAATGGCTTTAACTAACCCTAGTCGAGATGCTTATGAAGAATACGCTGCTGCCCAGTTATCAGCTTATCTCAAACAAGAAGTTTGCACCCAAGCACCTCAGCAGTTGCAAGATATTCTCCCTTCTGAGTTAGGTAATTCTCTCGAAAGTGAGTGTAAAACCCTAGTGGATACAGTGCGTCCGCAAATGAAAGCGATCGTTGGTAGGAGTACAGAACGCCAAAACTTTATTGTCTTCAGCATTTATCGGACTAATCTCTCAGTCGGTCTACTAGTACCCAACTATGAATTTGAGACACTGGCAATATTTGACCAATTTATCATCTATCAAGCCCAAAAGCAGTAACCTTGTCTTTTTGTTTGATCGGGAAGCGATCGCAACTCTGTTCCAAACTACCTTCGCTACTTATTCTAACTCTCGTCTTCCTTCCAACGACACAGGTAACTCTGCTATACTATTATTCATAAGAGTTACATAAGAAAGTACATAACAGGAGAGTAACAGATGAGTAAGACGATAAAACCCTCAGAAGTACACAAAGACGGTAGTTACAACATTCCACACCTAGTAACCGAAGCTAACGAACGACTCACCCAGATAGGTAAATATGGCAGTACAGCGAAGCTAGTCATCAAGAAAGGTGTACTGCAAATTCAGTACAGTCACCCTACCCTCTTAGGCTCAAACGGCAAAGCTAAACGAATGTCAGTCACCAATAGTTGGGGGGGTGCTAACCAAGCAATCAACACGCGCCATCTGGTAGAAGCTGAGACAGTAGCAACTAAGATTACCCAAGCGTTAACCAGTGGCACATACACCGATGACTGGAAAGACGAATTAATAGGACGCAAACCCAAAGAACGCCAACAATTACCGACCGCAGCAACTACAGAACAGAAACTAACCTTTCACGACGCTTGGGAAGTAATTAACCGTGACTGGGAAGGGCGCAAAGATAAATT
This region of Oscillatoria salina IIICB1 genomic DNA includes:
- a CDS encoding DUF4359 domain-containing protein, with protein sequence MKIVQVVAAIAGVTLGGLGVSMALTNPSRDAYEEYAAAQLSAYLKQEVCTQAPQQLQDILPSELGNSLESECKTLVDTVRPQMKAIVGRSTERQNFIVFSIYRTNLSVGLLVPNYEFETLAIFDQFIIYQAQKQ